Proteins from one Setaria italica strain Yugu1 chromosome V, Setaria_italica_v2.0, whole genome shotgun sequence genomic window:
- the LOC101765162 gene encoding uncharacterized protein LOC101765162 produces the protein MARYSPPLLRRFFSCAASSASPGGGSGAGKKNLVFLGSPQVAASVLDTLLAASGSPESGFQVAAVVTQPPAAKNRGRKLMPSAVAQLALDRGFPEELIFTPERAREESFLSDLKEVKPDVCITAAYGNILPQKFLDIPPCGTVNIHPSLLPLYRGAAPVQRALQDGVEETGVSLAYTVRALDAGPVIACERFSVDECIKAPELLAILFDIGSKLLINELPSILDGSAKETAQPQDDSKATLAPKLNSEESWLSFDQEAKELHNKVRAFSGWPGTRAKLQLINQNGEPDMLEIKVISTKVLASCDKVGDENEILFSGSSLLIPCSGSTWLEVLELQLPGKKVTTARDFWNGLRGQKLLKSP, from the exons ATGGCGCGGTACTCCCCACCGCTGCTGCGCCGCTTCTTCAGCtgcgccgccagctccgcctcaccgggcggaggcagcggcgccGGGAAGAAAAACCTTGTATTCTTGGGCTCGCCCCAG GTGGCCGCCTCGGTCCTGGACACGCTGCTGGCCGCGTCGGGCTCCCCGGAGTCCGGGTTCCAGGTAGCCGCCGTCGTGAcgcagccgccggccgccaagAACAGGGGGAGGAAGCTGATGCCGTCGGCCGTCGCGCAGCTTGCGCTCGACCGCGGGTTCCCGGAGGAACTCATCTTCACGCCAGAGCGGGCCCGGGAG GAGTCCTTTCTGTCGGACTTGAAGGAAGTGAAACCGGATGTTTGCATAACTGCTGCGTACGGGAACATTCTTCCCCAGAAATTTCTTGATATCCCACCATGCG GTACAGTGAATATACACCCAAGTTTGTTGCCTCTATATCGTGGTGCAGCTCCTGTGCAGAGGGCATTGCAG GATGGTGTTGAAGAAACAGGTGTTTCCCTTGCATATACTGTTCGCGCATTGGATGCAGGTCCAGTGATTGCGTGTGAAAGGTTTTCTGTTGATGAGTGCATTAAG GCACCAGAGCTACTTGCTATATTGTTTGATATAG GATCCAAGCTATTGATTAATGAACTACCATCCATTCTTGATGGTTCGGCTAAAGAAACGGCACAACCACAGGATGACTCCAAAGCTACGTTGGCACCCAAG TTAAATTCTGAGGAGTCATGGTTATCATTTGACCAAGAAGCTAAAGAGCTCCATAACAAG GTGCGGGCATTTTCAGGGTGGCCTGGAACTCGTGCAAAGCTACAACTCATAAATCAAAATGGTGAACCCGATATGCTAGAGATTAAGGTTATCAGTACAAAGGTTTTGGCATCATGTGACAAGGTCGGAGATGAAAACGAGATACTATTCTCCGGGAGTTCCTTGCTGATTCCTTGCAGTGGATCAACCTGGCTCGAG GTGTTGGAACTTCAACTCCCTGGAAAGAAAGTAACAACGGCTCGGGACTTTTGGAATGGTTTGCGTGGTCAGAAGCTGTTGAAATCACCATAG
- the LOC101765699 gene encoding 60S ribosomal protein L13-2 — translation MVKHNNVIPNGHFKKHWQNYVKTWFNQPARKQRRRIARQKKAVKIFPRPTAGPLRPIVQCQTLKYNMKSRAGRGFTLEELKAAGIPKKLAPTIGISVDHRRKNKSLEGLQANVQRLKTYKAKLVIFPRRARKVKAGDSTPEELATATQVQGDYMPITRGEKRSVEVVKVTEEMKTFAAYGKLRLERMNKKHLGARQKKAAEAEKEEKK, via the exons ATGGTGAAGCACAACAACGTTATCCCCAACGGGCACTTCAAGAAGCACTGGCAGAACTATGTCAAGACATGGTTCAACCAGCCCGCCCGCAAGCAGAGGCGCCGCATCG CTCGCCAAAAGAAGGCTGTGAAGATATTCCCACGCCCAACTGCTGGCCCTCTTCGCCCCATTGTGCAATGCCAGACTCTCAAGTACAACATGAAGTCAAGGGCTGGGAGAGGCTTTACCCTTGAGGAGCTGAAG GCTGCGGGCATTCCGAAGAAACTTGCTCCGACCATCGGCATTTCTGTGGATCACCGTCGCAAGAACAAATCACTCGAGGGACTGCAGGCTAATGTCCAGAGGCTTAAGACGTACAAGGCCAAGCTGGTTATCTTCCCAAGGCGTGCTCGCAAGGTCAAG GCTGGTGACTCAACTCCGGAGGAGCTTGCCACTGCCACCCAGGTCCAGGGTGACTACATGCCTATTACTCGTGGTGAGAAGCGCTCAGTTGAGGTTGTGAAGGTTACCGAAGAGATGAAGACATTCGCAGCCTATGGCAAGCTACGCCTTGAGCGGATGAACAAGAAGCACCTTGGTGCCCGCCAGAAGAAGGCTGCTGAGgcagagaaggaagagaagaagtgA